One Sandaracinaceae bacterium genomic window, CGACAGCGAGAGCAGGCCGAGCGAGCGCATCAGAGACACTCCCGATCCGGCACGCAGAACCCGAGGCCGGTGCGCGCGTCCTCGACGCACGACAGGCCGGCGACGGCGCACGGGGTCTCGGCGTCGCACGGGGCCGGACGGCAGAAGCCGAAAGTCGCGTCGCAGCGCGGGAGCTCCGGCGGGCACTCCCCGTCCCCGCAGCTGACGCTGCAGTAGCTCGGACAGGCGCCCTGACCGCCGACGCAGCTCAGCCCGACCGCCTCGCAGGTGTCGCTCGAGAGCTCACACGGCGCGCCCGCGGTCACGGCCGCGCCCCCGGCGTCGTCCGAAGAGACGCTCGAGTCCGCCGTCGCGGCGTCGCCCTCGTCGTCACCCGCGCCGCAGCCCACGAACGCGAGCACGACCAACACCAGGCCCAAGCGTCGCAACCCACACTGCCAGCTGTCCCCGGGCATCTCGGTCTCCACGCGTCGTCGCCGCCTCGAGCTCGGACTTCCATTCCGCGGCGCCAGTCCAGCTCGACGGAGTACACACCCCGTTCCGCGCTGTCAAACTGAGCTTCGCGTAACAGGCCGAGAGCCAGTCAGCCGAACAGACACTAGGCGACGGCCCAGGTGAACTCATCATACTCCCACCGAAAGTAGCGCTGTAACCTGTCGCACGTCTCGATCCAGGAATGCCCCTCGCATGACGCAATCAACCTATCAAGTAGCCTGAAGAGCTCGGCCCAAGAAAAACTGGAGAAAACGAGCGTTGCTCGCGCAGAGATCACTGGATGGCCCGGGCGATCGAGCTTTCGCAGCCCCTCGGGGGTGGCGACCATGCAATCGAAGACATCGGCCCCCTCCTCGCCGGCTGGGCCGATCTCGATTTGC contains:
- a CDS encoding Imm8 family immunity protein, whose amino-acid sequence is MIKNQIRSMSSPDVEIGVWEPESDADVCFLLQIEIGPAGEEGADVFDCMVATPEGLRKLDRPGHPVISARATLVFSSFSWAELFRLLDRLIASCEGHSWIETCDRLQRYFRWEYDEFTWAVA